In Neorhizobium sp. NCHU2750, a single genomic region encodes these proteins:
- a CDS encoding helix-turn-helix domain-containing protein: MSHDFRFSIIPGWIVTDPRLKGKDLQVLCLLGRHADKQGWCWRSQVKMSVELACARSTVQSSIDRLIDIGVLEKHARDTKDGSDTAHFYRVLYDRAPPSGYDFDAYQNAYEKENDPIQAYNVGGTPAGIPAPPAGPESAPPAGSGSAPIKDPSLTTQEKPEERERERGIEGEENPKALEKRFRTWWKTWPTYAVDAEAPTRRAWFDLTEEQRSACEVKTPDYLAAAKASGRKFSKAAATYLAERAWERLDGKAIGNSVSAERHNPYSRPWSALRMAELSKNPVSLTLSPLEERILDNKPEKADVIWRDKREKEGWPEAVRLNEAARDRRPVHVPAHIVAISQTFDKVAVGGDIWEAWKRLHHERCWPWMPEPNGLPFVQFPALPDGIDDPDEAVAQALRNFQRQLIERRDNDAA, from the coding sequence ATGAGCCATGATTTCAGGTTTTCGATCATCCCCGGCTGGATCGTCACAGATCCTCGGCTGAAGGGGAAGGATCTGCAGGTATTGTGCCTTCTCGGGCGCCATGCCGACAAGCAGGGCTGGTGTTGGCGTAGCCAGGTCAAGATGTCCGTGGAACTGGCCTGCGCCCGCTCCACGGTGCAGTCGTCGATTGATCGCCTGATCGATATCGGCGTTCTGGAAAAGCACGCTCGGGACACGAAGGATGGGAGCGATACGGCTCACTTCTACCGCGTGCTTTATGACCGCGCGCCGCCTTCTGGCTATGACTTTGACGCATACCAGAATGCGTACGAGAAGGAAAATGATCCTATTCAGGCATACAATGTAGGGGGTACTCCTGCCGGTATACCGGCACCCCCTGCCGGTCCAGAGTCGGCACCCCCTGCCGGTTCTGGATCGGCACCTATTAAGGACCCAAGTTTAACCACCCAAGAAAAACCAGAAGAGAGAGAGCGCGAGCGCGGGATTGAAGGGGAAGAAAATCCCAAGGCGCTGGAGAAGCGGTTTCGCACATGGTGGAAGACTTGGCCGACCTATGCCGTTGATGCTGAAGCGCCGACACGACGGGCTTGGTTCGATCTTACCGAAGAGCAGCGGTCGGCTTGCGAGGTGAAGACGCCTGATTATCTGGCTGCCGCGAAGGCGAGCGGGCGCAAGTTCTCCAAGGCTGCGGCGACCTATCTGGCGGAGCGGGCATGGGAGCGGCTTGACGGGAAAGCGATCGGGAATTCTGTGTCTGCCGAACGGCATAATCCGTATTCGAGACCGTGGTCAGCGTTGCGCATGGCTGAGCTTTCGAAAAATCCTGTCTCGCTGACGTTGTCGCCGCTGGAAGAGCGGATACTCGATAACAAGCCTGAAAAGGCTGATGTGATCTGGCGCGACAAGCGCGAGAAGGAAGGCTGGCCAGAGGCAGTTCGGCTCAACGAGGCTGCGCGAGATCGCCGGCCTGTTCACGTTCCTGCACATATTGTTGCCATCAGCCAAACCTTCGACAAGGTTGCCGTAGGTGGCGATATCTGGGAGGCGTGGAAGCGTTTGCACCATGAGCGTTGCTGGCCATGGATGCCTGAGCCGAACGGCCTTCCCTTCGTGCAATTCCCGGCTCTGCCGGATGGCATCGACGATCCAGACGAGGCGGTTGCTCAGGCGCTTCGAAATTTCCAGAGACAGCTTATCGAGAGGCGGGACAATGATGCAGCTTAA
- a CDS encoding transcription termination/antitermination NusG family protein, with the protein MMQLKNPFAGQITDKGWDLLRKKDDERKNRQYCIRMAGSDWIAESGLKAGWFCIAVEFGRENDVENLMQKEGIHALVPMRMGPERKRRGKVLPPQPMPVLLGYMLVRCVFSGHAASALQSFKGVKGMVGGWCGQHVLSDEKVNRYMDMAASGLFDWERSKEPSSLFRQGVSVRVIEGPFVGFSGPIVSMGKGGAIVEVHIFGKLTPCIFPLEMIEPL; encoded by the coding sequence ATGATGCAGCTTAAAAACCCCTTTGCCGGTCAGATAACGGACAAGGGTTGGGATCTGCTTCGGAAGAAGGACGACGAGAGGAAGAATCGTCAGTACTGCATTCGTATGGCTGGTTCCGACTGGATTGCCGAATCAGGGCTGAAAGCGGGATGGTTCTGTATCGCAGTTGAGTTTGGGAGGGAAAACGATGTGGAAAACCTCATGCAGAAAGAGGGTATTCATGCCTTGGTTCCGATGAGGATGGGACCGGAGCGTAAGCGCCGTGGGAAGGTATTGCCGCCTCAGCCGATGCCTGTCTTGCTTGGATATATGCTCGTTCGGTGTGTATTTTCAGGTCATGCGGCGAGTGCTCTTCAGAGCTTCAAGGGTGTCAAAGGAATGGTCGGAGGATGGTGTGGGCAACATGTATTAAGTGACGAAAAGGTCAACCGATACATGGACATGGCGGCTTCTGGGCTATTCGACTGGGAAAGGTCTAAGGAGCCATCTTCATTGTTTCGCCAGGGCGTTTCGGTACGTGTGATTGAAGGTCCGTTTGTTGGTTTCTCGGGACCGATAGTGTCGATGGGTAAGGGCGGCGCTATCGTAGAGGTTCATATCTTCGGGAAGTTGACGCCATGCATTTTCCCTCTTGAAATGATCGAGCCCTTGTGA
- a CDS encoding HNH endonuclease — protein sequence MARSRLTTLKPKLSTLPPRLGRMAGDEQARHRERDANLEHRGWYKTARWQKLRHQILIRDNYTCQRTGVLCIGKHPADNSPVVDHKRPHRGNPDLFWDESNLHCVSKAFHDSEKQKEERARPVW from the coding sequence ATGGCACGTTCTCGCCTCACCACTCTCAAGCCCAAGCTCTCGACCCTTCCTCCTCGCCTTGGCCGTATGGCTGGTGATGAGCAGGCGCGACACCGCGAGCGTGATGCCAACCTCGAACATCGGGGTTGGTACAAGACGGCACGGTGGCAGAAGCTTCGGCATCAGATCCTGATCAGGGATAACTACACCTGTCAGCGAACCGGCGTCCTCTGCATCGGCAAGCACCCGGCAGACAACAGCCCGGTTGTCGACCACAAGCGTCCGCATCGTGGCAATCCCGATCTGTTCTGGGATGAGAGCAACCTGCATTGCGTGAGCAAAGCGTTCCACGACAGCGAGAAGCAGAAAGAGGAGCGGGCTCGGCCCGTGTGGTGA
- a CDS encoding terminase large subunit has product MKWSTACPDWEDRIVEGRSLIPMAPLFQTEADAALEVFKSLRIVDVAGQPTFGEACGEYVFDFVRAVFGAYDAETGHRLIEEFFLLISKKNIKSTMAAGIMLTALIRNWRHSQELLILAPTQEVAGNSFNPAADMVEADPELKDLLDVNRNLKTITHRRTKAVLKVVSADSNSAAGKKAAFVLIEELWQFGKRAGAASMLQEATGGLISRPEGFVIYITTQSDEPPEGVFREKLNYFRDVRDGKIDDPRSLAVLYEFPERMVEDKSYLDPSNFYITNPNMGRSVRQDWLERKLAKVQTGDDEDGDTIQSFLAKHLNVQIGMRNRANRWAGAPLWTSGTDKALAALPHLDAFREVVRRSECVVVGIDGGGLDDLFGFSALGREPGEIEIEIEVDGVKRRVSMSRWLSWSHAWCDEDVLRIRKKIAPKLLDLKAEKSLTIVSDGLTDMGEIVERVDYVKRAGKLGGVSVDPAGLGDLMDILADIDVTIDNGLLVGAPQGIGMMNAIKTVERRLKSGLFRHSGGGLMEFCVSNLKIEPTATAIRATKQTAGDAKIDPAMAMFNAATLMARNPTPHQAEKAYQMLVFG; this is encoded by the coding sequence ATGAAGTGGTCGACCGCATGTCCGGATTGGGAGGACCGTATCGTCGAGGGGCGATCGCTGATCCCCATGGCGCCGCTGTTCCAGACCGAGGCGGACGCGGCGCTTGAGGTCTTCAAGTCGCTCCGGATCGTCGATGTCGCAGGGCAGCCCACATTCGGAGAGGCCTGCGGCGAATACGTCTTCGATTTCGTCCGTGCCGTGTTCGGCGCCTACGACGCCGAAACGGGACACCGCCTGATCGAAGAGTTCTTCCTCCTGATTTCGAAGAAGAACATCAAGAGCACCATGGCCGCTGGCATCATGCTGACGGCGCTGATCCGCAACTGGCGACATTCTCAGGAACTCCTGATCTTGGCGCCAACGCAGGAAGTTGCGGGCAACTCTTTCAATCCGGCTGCCGACATGGTCGAGGCCGATCCAGAACTTAAGGATCTTCTCGACGTTAACCGGAACCTGAAGACGATCACCCATCGTCGCACCAAAGCGGTTCTCAAGGTCGTGTCGGCGGATTCGAATTCTGCGGCCGGCAAGAAAGCCGCCTTCGTCCTGATCGAGGAGTTGTGGCAGTTCGGCAAGCGCGCCGGGGCCGCCTCGATGCTGCAGGAAGCGACGGGCGGCTTGATTTCGAGGCCGGAAGGTTTCGTAATCTATATCACTACCCAATCCGACGAACCGCCGGAAGGCGTGTTCCGCGAGAAGCTGAATTATTTCCGCGACGTGCGCGACGGCAAGATCGACGATCCGCGCAGCCTCGCGGTTCTGTATGAGTTCCCGGAGCGAATGGTCGAGGACAAGAGCTATCTCGATCCGTCGAATTTCTACATCACCAACCCGAATATGGGGCGTTCTGTCCGCCAGGATTGGCTGGAGCGAAAACTCGCTAAGGTTCAAACTGGTGACGACGAGGATGGCGACACGATCCAGTCGTTCCTCGCGAAGCACCTTAATGTCCAGATCGGCATGCGCAACCGCGCGAACCGGTGGGCAGGCGCTCCTCTCTGGACCTCAGGGACCGACAAGGCGCTCGCGGCGCTTCCGCATCTCGACGCGTTCCGCGAGGTAGTTCGTCGATCCGAGTGTGTCGTGGTCGGTATCGATGGAGGCGGGCTGGACGACCTCTTCGGCTTTTCGGCTCTCGGCCGCGAGCCGGGTGAAATCGAAATAGAGATCGAGGTGGATGGCGTGAAGCGGCGCGTATCCATGTCGCGCTGGTTGTCATGGTCGCATGCATGGTGTGATGAGGATGTCTTGCGTATCCGCAAGAAGATCGCACCGAAGCTCCTCGATCTGAAGGCAGAAAAGAGCCTCACGATTGTCAGCGATGGTCTGACGGATATGGGTGAGATCGTCGAGCGCGTCGATTATGTGAAGCGTGCCGGAAAGCTCGGCGGCGTTTCCGTCGACCCTGCCGGCCTCGGCGACCTGATGGATATTCTTGCCGATATAGATGTGACCATAGACAATGGCCTGCTTGTCGGCGCCCCTCAGGGGATTGGCATGATGAATGCCATCAAGACCGTCGAGCGCCGCCTGAAAAGCGGTTTGTTTCGCCATTCCGGTGGCGGCTTGATGGAGTTCTGTGTGTCGAACCTCAAGATCGAGCCGACTGCCACCGCCATCCGCGCAACCAAGCAAACGGCCGGCGACGCGAAGATCGACCCGGCCATGGCGATGTTCAACGCCGCCACATTGATGGCGCGCAACCCAACGCCTCACCAGGCGGAAAAAGCCTACCAGATGCTGGTCTTCGGCTAA
- a CDS encoding phage major capsid protein produces MNRMYSVLTVKAVEEESRIIRGVATTPNPDRVGDIVEPLGVQFKNPMPLLHQHDHDKPVGSVTFDKPTAEGITFEARLPTIEEAGPLRDRIETAWGELKAGLVRAVSIGFRALEYAWMDDGGIRFTKSEVLELSLVTVPANADAVISTIKSIDRPLLAATGKEPGANDRPVRPGASGKSIKPVNLRPKEGTDMKTIAEQIAALEASRQAKAARMAEVMQKSINEGRSTDAAEQEEFDTLEGEVDAIDGDLKRLRALEKAQAVKAAPVVPAAIANAAAGTAVRTGNVALKSEPGKGIRFARYAKCLGISHKTHQPLDRVAEMLYGKSDPDLVDIVKAAVSAMTSANTDALIGNEGGFADFVEFLRPMTVLGRFGTGNIPTLTQVPFRVPLISETSESDAQWVGEGKGKPITKMGAGRTELTPLKIATIAVQTMELIRDSSPSSDVLIRNSLAKAIAKRSDISFIDPTSAASTGVRPGSILNGVTATANSSATGADGVREDVQALIGAFVAANNPLQSGVWVMSATYALRLMMMLNPLGQREFPGITMQGGTFFELPVIVSNYLSDYVALVNAEDIWFADEGGIDISMSTEASLEMSDAPTQDAGAATPVDTELVSLWQTNSVGFRAERTLNWARRRSSAVAWMDNITWGDPVAAE; encoded by the coding sequence ATGAATAGGATGTATTCGGTCCTGACGGTCAAGGCCGTCGAGGAGGAGAGCCGCATTATCCGTGGCGTGGCCACCACACCCAATCCGGATCGTGTGGGAGACATCGTCGAACCCCTCGGTGTCCAGTTCAAGAACCCGATGCCACTGCTGCATCAGCACGATCACGACAAGCCTGTCGGGTCGGTCACCTTCGACAAACCCACGGCAGAAGGTATCACCTTCGAGGCTAGGTTGCCGACGATCGAGGAGGCAGGGCCGTTGCGCGATCGCATCGAGACGGCGTGGGGCGAATTGAAGGCTGGCCTTGTTCGTGCCGTTTCGATCGGCTTTCGCGCCCTCGAATATGCCTGGATGGATGACGGCGGCATTCGCTTCACCAAGTCCGAGGTTCTTGAGCTTTCTCTCGTCACCGTCCCGGCCAATGCCGACGCGGTGATCTCCACCATCAAGTCGATCGACCGTCCCTTGCTCGCCGCGACAGGCAAAGAGCCGGGCGCAAATGATCGACCTGTCCGTCCCGGCGCTTCGGGAAAATCCATCAAACCCGTCAATTTGCGCCCGAAGGAGGGCACTGACATGAAAACCATCGCCGAGCAGATTGCTGCTCTTGAGGCCTCCCGACAGGCAAAGGCCGCCCGCATGGCGGAAGTCATGCAGAAGTCCATCAACGAAGGCCGCTCGACCGATGCTGCCGAACAGGAAGAATTCGATACGCTCGAAGGCGAAGTCGATGCGATCGACGGCGACCTGAAGCGCCTTCGCGCGCTCGAAAAGGCCCAGGCCGTCAAGGCTGCCCCAGTCGTGCCGGCTGCCATCGCCAACGCTGCCGCCGGGACGGCGGTTCGCACCGGCAACGTCGCGTTGAAGTCCGAACCCGGCAAGGGCATTCGCTTCGCCCGTTATGCCAAGTGCCTCGGCATCTCCCACAAGACGCATCAGCCTCTCGATCGCGTCGCGGAAATGCTTTACGGCAAGAGCGACCCGGATCTCGTCGATATCGTCAAGGCTGCTGTCTCGGCCATGACATCGGCGAACACCGATGCTCTGATCGGTAACGAAGGCGGTTTCGCCGATTTTGTCGAGTTCCTTCGCCCCATGACCGTGCTCGGCCGTTTCGGGACCGGCAACATCCCGACGCTGACGCAGGTGCCGTTCCGCGTGCCGCTGATCTCGGAAACGAGTGAAAGCGACGCGCAATGGGTCGGGGAAGGCAAGGGCAAGCCGATCACCAAGATGGGCGCCGGCCGTACCGAATTGACGCCGCTCAAGATCGCCACCATCGCCGTGCAGACGATGGAGCTGATCCGCGACAGCTCGCCATCGTCCGATGTGCTGATCCGAAATTCTCTGGCCAAGGCCATCGCCAAGCGCTCGGATATCTCCTTCATCGATCCGACCTCCGCCGCAAGCACCGGCGTTCGTCCGGGCTCGATCCTGAACGGCGTCACCGCCACGGCAAACAGCAGCGCGACTGGCGCTGATGGCGTGCGCGAGGATGTCCAGGCCCTGATTGGTGCATTCGTTGCTGCGAACAATCCGCTCCAGTCCGGCGTCTGGGTCATGAGTGCCACCTATGCTCTGCGTCTCATGATGATGCTCAATCCGCTCGGCCAGCGGGAATTCCCCGGCATCACCATGCAGGGCGGAACGTTCTTCGAGCTTCCGGTGATCGTCTCCAATTACCTGAGCGACTATGTCGCGCTGGTCAATGCCGAGGATATCTGGTTCGCCGACGAAGGCGGCATCGACATCTCCATGTCCACAGAAGCATCGCTCGAAATGTCGGATGCCCCGACGCAGGATGCCGGTGCGGCGACGCCCGTCGATACCGAACTCGTCTCGCTGTGGCAAACGAACTCTGTCGGCTTCCGTGCGGAGCGGACGCTGAACTGGGCGCGCCGCCGTTCCAGCGCCGTGGCCTGGATGGACAACATCACCTGGGGTGATCCTGTCGCCGCCGAATAA
- a CDS encoding phage portal protein, which produces MSPVARGRGGWWSILESYAGAWQRNVEVRYDSVLSNHADFACRTLIASDIAKLRIKLVAKDRNGIWLETTNAAYSPVLRKPNHFQTRIQFMESWVLSKLQRGNAYILKQRDGRGVVVKLFVLDPQLVTPLVSDSGDVFYQLNADNLTGVTESVIVPAREIIHDRFNCFFHPLVGLSPIFAGGLAAMQGLAIQNDSTLFFQNGAQPGGVLTAPGAIGDDTAARLKEHWQANFSGKNAGKVAVLGDGLTYEPMKAKAVDAQLIEQLKWSAEVVCSTYHVPPYKAGVGTMPTNNNVQALNIEYYTQCLQRLIEDIEVCLDEGLGMGESVGTEFDTDNLLRMDSVTQMDVLDKSKGIMAPNEQRLKLGLPPKAGGDSPMLQQQNYSLEALAKRDAQADPFGTAQPSTPAADEPANDNADELQAAKALVEIHKGFSL; this is translated from the coding sequence ATGTCCCCCGTCGCGCGCGGTCGGGGTGGATGGTGGAGCATTCTCGAATCCTATGCTGGCGCATGGCAACGCAACGTCGAAGTCCGCTATGACAGTGTGCTTTCGAACCATGCCGATTTTGCCTGCCGCACCCTGATTGCCTCCGACATCGCCAAGCTGCGGATCAAGCTGGTTGCCAAGGACAGGAATGGCATCTGGCTCGAAACGACGAATGCGGCTTATTCGCCGGTACTGCGCAAGCCGAACCATTTCCAGACCCGCATCCAGTTCATGGAAAGTTGGGTCCTGTCTAAACTGCAGCGCGGAAACGCCTATATCCTGAAGCAGCGCGACGGGCGCGGCGTCGTCGTCAAGCTGTTCGTGCTCGATCCGCAGTTGGTTACGCCGCTCGTGTCTGACAGCGGCGATGTCTTCTACCAGCTGAATGCCGACAATCTGACCGGCGTGACGGAATCCGTCATCGTGCCGGCGCGCGAGATCATCCACGACCGGTTCAACTGCTTTTTCCATCCGCTTGTTGGCTTGTCGCCGATCTTTGCCGGCGGCCTGGCCGCAATGCAGGGTCTGGCAATTCAGAACGACAGCACGCTGTTCTTTCAGAATGGAGCGCAGCCCGGTGGCGTGCTGACGGCGCCCGGTGCCATCGGTGACGATACGGCGGCGCGGTTGAAAGAGCACTGGCAGGCAAACTTTTCCGGCAAGAATGCCGGCAAAGTCGCGGTGTTGGGTGACGGCCTCACATACGAACCTATGAAGGCGAAGGCCGTCGACGCGCAGCTGATCGAGCAGCTGAAGTGGTCGGCGGAGGTGGTTTGCTCCACCTATCATGTTCCGCCCTACAAGGCGGGCGTCGGCACGATGCCGACGAACAACAATGTCCAGGCGCTGAACATCGAATATTACACCCAGTGCCTGCAGCGCCTGATCGAGGATATCGAGGTCTGCCTCGATGAAGGTCTCGGCATGGGCGAGAGCGTCGGGACCGAATTCGACACGGACAATCTTCTGCGTATGGACAGCGTCACGCAGATGGATGTTCTCGACAAGTCGAAGGGCATCATGGCGCCCAACGAGCAGCGTCTCAAGCTTGGCCTTCCACCGAAGGCGGGCGGCGATAGCCCGATGCTGCAGCAGCAGAACTACAGTCTTGAGGCGCTGGCAAAGCGCGACGCTCAGGCTGATCCGTTTGGAACCGCTCAGCCGTCCACTCCTGCGGCAGACGAGCCCGCAAACGACAATGCCGATGAACTGCAGGCGGCGAAAGCGCTTGTTGAGATCCATAAGGGGTTTTCTCTATGA
- a CDS encoding head-tail adaptor protein, producing MINAAKLNRRVAFDAPLSGDDGHGGQLLGFAPDEAATRLWANIRYLRGGETVQAARLEGRQPVVVTLRDAAASRAIDASWRMRDESGTIYNIQSGPVPTDDRRFLEFTMESGVAT from the coding sequence ATGATCAACGCAGCGAAACTCAACCGTCGCGTTGCCTTTGATGCGCCATTGTCAGGTGATGATGGGCATGGTGGCCAGCTTCTGGGCTTTGCGCCCGACGAGGCTGCGACGAGATTATGGGCGAATATCCGTTATCTCAGGGGTGGCGAAACCGTGCAGGCAGCGCGGCTTGAAGGCCGGCAGCCGGTTGTTGTCACTCTTCGCGATGCCGCGGCCTCCCGCGCAATTGATGCCTCCTGGCGTATGCGTGATGAGAGCGGCACGATTTATAACATCCAGTCCGGCCCGGTCCCGACGGACGACCGGCGGTTTCTGGAATTCACCATGGAAAGCGGCGTTGCCACATGA
- a CDS encoding DUF3168 domain-containing protein, which translates to MSVSVALQDLALSLLRNSGEVTAIVGDRIVDGNADLAFPNITLGLSDFQPDDADCIKARQETLQIDCWTQEAGKKWPCRALVDAVKGALHDAEGELASGALVQIVVSLARIIDDPDGITMHGVVQITALIEE; encoded by the coding sequence ATGAGTGTATCCGTCGCGCTTCAGGATCTCGCCCTCTCGCTTCTGCGCAATAGCGGGGAGGTTACGGCCATCGTCGGGGACAGGATCGTCGATGGGAATGCCGATCTCGCCTTCCCGAACATCACCCTCGGCCTTTCCGATTTCCAGCCGGATGATGCCGATTGCATAAAGGCCCGTCAGGAAACTCTTCAGATCGATTGCTGGACGCAGGAGGCTGGCAAGAAGTGGCCCTGCCGCGCGCTTGTCGATGCGGTCAAGGGTGCTTTGCATGACGCGGAAGGCGAGCTTGCCAGCGGGGCGCTTGTCCAGATCGTCGTCAGCCTCGCCCGCATCATCGACGACCCGGATGGCATCACCATGCACGGGGTCGTTCAAATCACCGCTTTGATAGAGGAATAG
- a CDS encoding HK97-gp10 family putative phage morphogenesis protein — protein MPSSIRNLERLQKKLDRLPSVAMARIREAMEQAAGEIVALAKSLVPTDTGSLRDSIGWTWGRAPRGAMSLASVQMIGGDLTITIYAGNDEAYYARWIEFGTKEHIAGGKFKGATIPAQPARPFFYVSFRARRKSTKSRISRAITKAAKEVASGG, from the coding sequence ATGCCTTCGTCCATACGCAATCTGGAGCGGCTGCAGAAAAAGCTCGATCGCCTGCCGTCTGTCGCCATGGCGCGGATACGGGAGGCGATGGAACAGGCAGCGGGCGAGATCGTCGCTTTGGCGAAATCTCTTGTCCCGACAGATACCGGGTCTTTGCGAGACAGTATCGGCTGGACCTGGGGGCGGGCGCCACGCGGTGCCATGTCGCTCGCTTCGGTCCAGATGATCGGCGGTGACCTGACCATCACCATCTATGCAGGCAACGACGAAGCCTATTATGCGCGCTGGATCGAATTCGGCACCAAGGAACACATTGCCGGCGGCAAGTTCAAGGGGGCGACAATACCGGCGCAGCCTGCGCGTCCCTTCTTCTACGTGAGCTTCAGGGCTCGGCGGAAATCCACCAAATCCCGTATTTCGCGCGCCATAACCAAGGCGGCGAAGGAAGTCGCCAGCGGCGGCTGA
- a CDS encoding phage tail tube protein translates to MATPVTARFGRYSILLGNTADPIVYSAPCGLTSKTLTLGKSLSEVSIPDCDDPDAPIVLGRDVENITASISGEGVLAASAVPTWLDAYESTESVPVKIEIEFSTGTVTWTTRMHIESLEIGAEVGGRVQITVSMQSDGEMVRTDTFA, encoded by the coding sequence ATGGCAACTCCAGTCACTGCCCGCTTTGGGAGATACAGTATTCTCCTGGGGAATACTGCTGATCCAATTGTCTACTCCGCCCCTTGTGGGCTGACGTCGAAAACTCTCACTCTGGGAAAGTCGCTTTCTGAGGTCAGTATTCCAGACTGCGACGATCCTGATGCTCCTATTGTCTTGGGGCGCGATGTCGAAAATATCACGGCGTCCATTTCCGGCGAAGGTGTGCTTGCTGCGTCGGCCGTGCCAACTTGGCTTGATGCCTACGAAAGCACCGAGTCGGTCCCCGTCAAGATCGAGATCGAGTTTTCGACTGGCACTGTCACGTGGACAACTCGGATGCACATAGAGTCTCTCGAGATTGGTGCGGAGGTTGGCGGACGTGTGCAGATCACCGTCTCCATGCAGTCTGACGGCGAGATGGTGCGTACGGATACGTTCGCCTGA
- a CDS encoding gene transfer agent family protein — protein sequence MRNARIELDWADGTFSFRLGWGELAELQEKTDAGPYVVLHRLHSQQWRIEDISSVIRLGLIGGGMSPVDALHKVRTYVEDRPPLESHPYAVAILSAGLLGAEDEPVGELEAPTPEAQ from the coding sequence ATGCGCAACGCCAGGATTGAACTTGATTGGGCGGACGGTACATTTTCGTTCCGCCTGGGGTGGGGTGAACTTGCCGAGCTGCAGGAAAAGACTGATGCGGGGCCATATGTGGTGCTGCACCGCCTGCATTCGCAGCAATGGCGGATCGAGGACATTTCGAGTGTCATCCGCCTCGGTCTGATTGGCGGCGGAATGTCGCCAGTAGACGCGCTGCACAAGGTTCGTACCTATGTCGAGGACCGGCCGCCGCTGGAAAGCCACCCCTATGCTGTCGCCATTCTTTCGGCCGGTCTTCTCGGCGCGGAGGACGAGCCAGTGGGGGAGCTGGAAGCGCCGACTCCCGAAGCCCAGTAG